A region from the Vicia villosa cultivar HV-30 ecotype Madison, WI linkage group LG3, Vvil1.0, whole genome shotgun sequence genome encodes:
- the LOC131661248 gene encoding uncharacterized protein LOC131661248 codes for MTNPVIWGFSAATNMVFTPTWLVFFLGVIVGWLWKPDWASTGKDKLASSLAKSFDFASPSGSPVFSPLKFYSSSSSTSVNSSITMQTPNPDSLGINKDINKKASSSSTPSKYDSSSSTPDSSEDTSNGVTVDDLHHLYKLVEEKDGGLPWIHMMDRSTPTLSYQAWRREPKNGPPQYRSSTIFEDATPEIVRDLFWDDQFRPKWDDMLINSTTLEECPTTGTMKVHWVRKFPFFCNDRDYVIGRRIWECGRSYYCVTKGVDCPSIPRQDKPRRVDVYYSSWCIRAVESKRGNGQLTACEVLLFHHEEMGIPWELAKLGVRKGMWGTVQKIEPGLRAYQEAKASGAPLSRSAFMASVNTKISPEYLQSIGSSDDLSQIESATTSDKPKGVNVPKMLVIGGAVALACSLDKGLLTKYLLFGVARRFANMGKR; via the exons ATGACGAACCCCGTAATTTGGGGTTTTTCTGCAGCGACGAACATGGTTTTTACTCCTACGTGGCTAGTGTTTTTTCTAGGGGTTATCGTTGGTTGGTTATGGAAACCAGATTGGGCTAGCACAGGGAAAGACAAATTGGCTAGTTCATTGGCCAAGTCTTTTGATTTTGCTTCACCTTCTGGTTCTCCTGTATTTTCCCCTTTGAAAttctattcttcttcttcttctacctctGTTAATTCTTCTATTACAATGCAAACCCCAAACCCTGATTCTTTGGGTATTAATAAAGATATCAATAAAAAAGCTTCATCTTCCTCAACACCATCCAAATATGATAGTTCCTCCag TACACCGGATTCTAGTGAAGATACTTCGAACGGTGTTACGGTTGATGATTTACATCATTTGTACAAGCTTGTGGAGGAGAAAGATGGAGGTCTTCCTTGGATTCATATGATGGATCGTTCTACGCCGACTCTGAGTTACCAAGCGTGGCGTAGAGAACCAAAG AATGGCCCTCCACAGTATCGAAGCAGTACTATTTTTGAGGATGCGACTCCTGAGATAGTGAGGGATTTATTCTGGGATGATCAGTTTCGACCGAAGTGGGATGATATGCTTATTAACTCGACAACGTTAGAAGAGTGCCCTACTACTGGAACCATGAAAGTGCATTGGGTTCGAAAG TTCCCCTTCTTCTGTAACGACAGAGACTATGTTATTGGACGAAGAATATGGGAATGTGGGAGGTCCTACTATTGTGTTACAAAG GGGGTAGATTGTCCTTCAATCCCAAGACAAGACAAACCCAGACGCGTCGATGTGTATTACTCTAGCTGGTGCATTCGAGCAG TTGAATCAAAGAGAGGTAATGGTCAATTGACAGCATGTGAAGTTTTACTTTTCCATCATGAAGAAATGGGAATTCCATGggaacttgcaaagcttggagtaaGAAAAGGCATGTGGGGAACAGTACAGAAGATTGAGCCTGGTTTGCGTGCTTATCAAGAAGCAAAAGCTTCTGGAGCTCCACTATCTCGTTCCGCTTTCATGGCCAGTGTCAACACAAAAATAAGTCCCGAGTACTTGCAATCCATCGGATCCTCAGACGATTTATCTCAAATCGAAAGTGCAACCACTTCTGACAAACCAAAGGGCGTGAACGTACCAAAGATGCTAGTCATTGGCGGTGCTGTTGCTCTTGCTTGTAGTCTTGATAAGGGGTTGTTGACCAAGTATCTTTTATTCGGTGTTGCTAGAAGATTTGCTAATATGGGTAAAAGATAG